GGAgactgaagaagagcaggTGACGGATGAATTGTAGTGGCGTATATTGTGTGGTGTAGTTATTTGTTATTCTCTGGTTAGTCGATTTTGAAGTATTTTTACTGTATATCGATGTAGACAAGATGTATTGATAGTACGGCTGTTGGAAGCTTCAACATCCAGCGCTTCCAGCTTACACCAAGACGAAAGACTAATACATGTATATCAGATTCAAGGACAGGGCAGCAGAAATAGCCATATCTATGCTCTATTTCCAGTCTCTGTCCGTCTAATGTACAGGCATACTGAAATATTATTGGGGTGTTGGGGGCCACTCCCGAAAAATAGGAAAAGCACAAGCCAAAAAGGTCCCCGTTGCAAGCGGTTGGCGGGTTTACGCGCCCAACATGGCCCTCCGCGTACGCGTTAGCTAGAATCCGATTGGCGTTGCTATCCAACACAGTTTCAGGCtcataaaaacaaaaagaaagtaCAAGAGGAAAGGGGGGCGTAGTGAAGATGAGATCACCTAGGAAGCAGGGGGGTTGGCCGTCTGATGCAAGGGGGACGGGATGCTTATCACAATACAGGGATATCATAAACTCAAAGCCAAAGCGAACTCGTGTATTCATAGTAAGTAGATCACAAAGGAGAAAATAGCTGAGGATGTAAGAGTGTGCAGAGCACAAAACATTATATCCATTAATGTAATGTCGAAAGGGTGTATATCGAAGTGAAGCCGTTTATCCGTTTATTCCATTAATCTCGACCCTCCATTCCCATGTCCATTATTGATCCAGAGCCGACACATAATTATTAACACGGCACGAACAGAGAGCTCAATGTACAAAGCCTGTCCCAATATTGACCCGACTCTCGGCCGGGGGAGTTGGTGAGTGTGCGTTTAGAAAGCGGGAGGGAGAGCATCGGTGCAGAGAACAGCCACGCCGGCCTAGAAGGAAGATTTTGGTCAATTCGTATTCCGATGAAAGAATGGACTCGGAAGGGACACTCACGACGGGGAGGACGCAGCACTTGGGCTGACGGCCGATGGAAGCACAGGCGCCGTAGAACGACTTGCATCTGCTGGGCGCGAAAGGGGCTGTTTTACCTTGTTAGTCGCAGAGAAACATCGTGGATTGTATTCTGAGAGCACTTACGAACAACGCAATCGAGATCAGCGACACCAATAACATCGGCATCACAGCACTGGGGAACAGAGTATAGTCCCCTGGGGCACCAGGCTTCGTTACGACGGGCGAGTCCCGCGGGGGCCTCAGTGGAGGGAGCAGCGAAAGCTGcggtgaagagaagagcggcAACGGCGAGGAACTGCATCTTGACTGATGTTTGTTGTATacaacgagaagaagagtattAAAAAGGAGTGAATATGAAGTGAAGCTGAACTTAGCGAGTGAATTGAATGAGTGGGTTGGGAAATGGAAGCTGGCTTTATACTgatgagaaaggaaagagaagaagaagttgagagagaaagggacTTGCTATTTATCTCCTTTTTGGAAAGGGAAAAATGATATTGCTATTGCATCTCTTGTGTATCGTGAGCTGCGTGTGGATGgagtctctttctttcttgtttttttttttccttctccctGCATGAAAGGGGCGGGAACGGAAACCAAGAAGCAGTAGTTTCGTGCAAGCCGCTCCCTGCGTTCGGGGTCAAGGCTTGTTTTCTGACAGCATTGTGTgaggcgaaaaagaaaagaaaaggaggatATGAGAGGTCCTTTGTCTTGGAGTCATTTCAGAGGACTGCTATTCCAGGTTTTTGGGGAGAcaatgaatggatggatggcggAGCGAGACATTTTGGTGCTGCCCTTGCAGGAGAGGTGAAATTGGGCCTGCTCACCGGTTCGTGTTGGCAactttccttttttctcccttgatcttgattATGCTGATGAGAAAGATTTTGTTCATGATACCTTATTGGCTACTGGGATCGACTTGAGAAGCTATTTCTCATGTTCTCTCCCTTGTACTGCTTTGGGTGAAGCTTTTGGGTAGTGTGGGGGATGAAGCAAGGCTAGGAGACGGGTTGTTGTAATTGACATGTGCCACAAAGCATGCATGTCGCACTTTTTGCGGAGCTGTTTTCGGGATGAGGGAAAGTCGGGTGATTTACTGATGCAGGGTTTAATTTGACGGCGGCTGAATGTTATTTGATGGAGTGAGTGAGTGGGTGAGGGTCGGGATATCTTGGTTTATGCTTTTATTAAGGCTGATGGTTCATCGGATGCAGAGCCATCCGGGCTGTTGGATTGGTCCAGACAAGGGATACCTACAGAGTGATAGTGTGTATAACTTCTGCGTAAAATGTGTATAAGTGAATACATGAAGGAGAGATTTTCAGCTGGTGTCACAGCATTTTGGTTACCCTGTGATGAAGTAACACAGGCTATGTGGTTATGAGCAGTGTGAGAAGAGCAATAGGCCATGTAAGATGGCAGATATAATCATGATATGCGGTACGTATAATAAAACTGCGATTGGTCAATGCAAAAGATTAATTCTGAGCGAGATTGTGTGATACGTACAAAGATATAATATGTGAATCCAGATACTCGTAGATGACGCCTGAATGAGGATGTAGAGCCTCACCGCAATGCAAGCTGTTATGCCTATAGTGACATaactctttctttctttgtccttgttTTCATCCCGTCTTCTCCCTGTCTTCCTACACTCATTCACCATCCTCAGCTCTGACGGGACAAGAGTCCAGGCCTCAGCCGCACATGCAAACCCCTGTCTCACACCTCTAATTCGACTGCACTCCTGCATAAAAGACGGGACGCGACGTGCTCCCTTGCCTCTGGATGACGGGTATGAATCATTTATTCCGCGAGCCCAAGATAAGTTGCGAGATTGCGGTGGCGATCGGTTGCTGCTTATTGGCTGGACGCGTCCATCTCCCGCGGTTCCCTGGCACAGATCAGATCAGCCTCTATTACCTTATGCAAGGCACGGTTTCTTAGTATTACTAGTCTGACGCCTTGCATGCTTACTAGTATTACAAGCTCTATTACTACGTAGTAGTATCACATGCTTTGTTTACTTTCAGCCGTCTCCCAGTGTAGTATGGAGGCAGCTACAGGCACTTGAAGCTTCAATCACTGGTGATGACTCTTAGAAAGACATCAGCTATTAACAGTACGATGAGAAAAGT
The sequence above is drawn from the Trichoderma breve strain T069 chromosome 5, whole genome shotgun sequence genome and encodes:
- a CDS encoding fungal hydrophobin domain-containing protein, which encodes MQFLAVAALLFTAAFAAPSTEAPAGLARRNEAWCPRGLYSVPQCCDADVIGVADLDCVVPPFAPSRCKSFYGACASIGRQPKCCVLPVAGVAVLCTDALPPAF